The following are encoded together in the Oceanobacillus zhaokaii genome:
- a CDS encoding MFS transporter — MGRVKVKLWTNQYVIIILLSLVMFASFYMITAGFPLFVSTISDNPAIAGIMTTTLMLASLITRFFASVIIQKVNMKLLLIISLVYFLGTIALTFVNQSIGFLIFIRALQGIGFSMLTMLVFTISSNIVPKSRLGEGIVFFAMSTSVGTTIGPLIAISYLANFSFQSMMVLTLGLMSFSLLCSFFTKNTKVEKEKESPQTNNDEPFYKYMFDRRVLLPCILVAFNYMAIAGTVNFIGAFGKEINVGGSISQFFIAQGIAMVAVRSFSGKIFDKFGHRILIIPAAISGTIGLVLLGFSTTMWMVWVSGALFGIAFAIIHPIIQAWALTLVPPEKKATANSMLLIFIDFGLAVGSVGLGFLANIVGYGTTFSYSAAFMIIILLLYLIGSKKTVNLEANKETST; from the coding sequence TTGGGTAGAGTAAAAGTTAAATTATGGACAAACCAATATGTGATTATTATATTATTGTCTTTAGTAATGTTCGCTTCTTTTTATATGATTACAGCAGGTTTCCCACTTTTTGTATCAACCATTAGTGACAATCCTGCAATTGCGGGGATCATGACCACGACCTTGATGTTAGCATCACTAATTACGCGTTTCTTTGCAAGTGTCATTATCCAAAAAGTAAATATGAAATTGCTGCTCATCATTTCCCTTGTTTATTTTCTGGGCACAATCGCTCTTACGTTTGTAAACCAGTCAATCGGATTTTTAATATTCATTCGGGCGCTGCAAGGGATAGGTTTTAGCATGCTTACGATGTTAGTGTTTACGATATCAAGTAATATTGTTCCTAAATCTCGGTTAGGTGAGGGCATTGTTTTTTTCGCAATGTCTACAAGCGTTGGTACAACAATTGGGCCACTAATCGCCATTTCTTATCTTGCAAACTTTTCATTTCAGTCCATGATGGTGTTAACACTGGGGCTTATGTCTTTTTCATTGTTGTGCAGCTTTTTCACAAAAAATACGAAAGTTGAAAAAGAAAAGGAAAGTCCACAGACAAACAACGATGAACCTTTCTATAAGTACATGTTCGATAGGCGCGTCCTTCTCCCCTGTATTCTTGTAGCATTTAATTATATGGCTATTGCAGGGACTGTCAATTTCATCGGAGCGTTTGGAAAAGAGATTAATGTTGGCGGAAGTATTTCACAGTTTTTTATCGCACAAGGGATTGCAATGGTAGCAGTTCGTTCTTTTTCTGGTAAAATTTTCGATAAGTTCGGCCACAGAATTCTTATTATTCCAGCCGCTATTTCAGGGACGATAGGTTTGGTATTATTAGGCTTCTCTACTACGATGTGGATGGTTTGGGTTTCAGGGGCATTATTTGGAATCGCATTTGCCATAATCCATCCAATCATCCAAGCTTGGGCATTAACGCTTGTCCCACCCGAGAAAAAAGCAACAGCCAATTCTATGCTACTTATTTTTATAGATTTTGGACTAGCAGTTGGATCAGTAGGCCTTGGATTTTTAGCTAATATTGTTGGATACGGCACGACATTTAGTTATTCTGCAGCTTTTATGATTATTATTTTGTTGTTGTATCTAATTGGAAGCAAGAAAACGGTGAATTTAGAAGCTAATAAGGAAACATCAACCTGA
- a CDS encoding DUF429 domain-containing protein, whose product MRVIGIDLSGPSNHKDTVLAVFELQNGRLRFVKSMSNISDEAILKEVSGQSEIDEVVIGIDAPLSYEDGGGDRESDRALRKYIVQIGMKSGSIMPPTLNRMVYLTLRGIKLSREISTLASIHPVSIVEVHPGAVIGSRLSQVEMGHVLAYKQDLEVRKVLLNWLEQQQLIGIPETVANQSHSIDACAAALGAWHWRDTKYTPKWIFPAKPPLHPYDYCC is encoded by the coding sequence ATGAGAGTAATAGGAATTGATTTATCTGGACCGAGTAACCATAAAGATACAGTGCTTGCGGTATTCGAATTACAAAATGGCAGACTGAGATTTGTTAAGAGTATGAGTAATATTAGTGATGAAGCTATTTTAAAAGAGGTCTCAGGACAATCTGAAATAGATGAAGTCGTAATCGGCATCGACGCTCCTTTGTCTTATGAGGACGGGGGAGGGGACAGGGAATCGGATCGTGCGTTGAGAAAGTATATTGTCCAAATCGGAATGAAATCCGGATCAATCATGCCTCCTACTTTAAATCGAATGGTTTATTTAACATTAAGAGGTATCAAACTCAGCAGAGAAATATCAACACTAGCATCAATACACCCAGTTTCCATCGTGGAGGTGCATCCGGGCGCAGTGATCGGTTCAAGATTGTCTCAGGTAGAAATGGGTCATGTTTTGGCATATAAACAAGACTTGGAAGTAAGAAAGGTTCTCCTAAATTGGCTAGAGCAACAACAGCTTATCGGAATTCCAGAGACAGTTGCTAATCAAAGTCATTCAATAGATGCCTGTGCAGCAGCATTAGGCGCCTGGCATTGGCGGGACACTAAATATACACCAAAATGGATATTTCCTGCTAAACCGCCTTTACATCCTTATGATTATTGCTGCTAA
- a CDS encoding SDR family oxidoreductase, with the protein MGSSQLTDPRKKFYTDKFPDQEQNTPALQNEMRPKPDSGEESYKGYNRLEGRNALITGGDSGIGRAAAIAYAREGANVAIQYFPGEEEDANEVKELIEKAGRKALLLPYDLREDGAATEIVTKTVEAFGGLDTLVLNAAQQIANPSLSDLTMKQVHDTFKVNIISMFETVKAAEEHLEPGSAIITTTSVQSFDPSVPLIDYAATKGAISNFTVSLSSYFASKGVRVNGVAPGPIWTPLQLDNGKLEGQIPEFGQKSPLGRAGQPVELAPVYVLLASDEGSYITGQIYGVTGGQPIDL; encoded by the coding sequence ATGGGAAGCTCACAACTGACGGACCCACGTAAGAAGTTTTACACGGACAAGTTCCCGGATCAAGAACAGAACACTCCAGCGTTACAGAATGAAATGAGACCTAAACCTGACAGCGGAGAAGAATCGTATAAAGGGTACAATCGCCTGGAAGGACGCAATGCCTTGATTACCGGTGGCGATTCCGGGATTGGCCGTGCCGCCGCCATTGCTTATGCGCGCGAAGGTGCCAATGTCGCCATCCAATACTTCCCTGGAGAAGAAGAAGATGCCAACGAAGTCAAGGAATTAATTGAAAAAGCAGGCAGAAAAGCATTGCTGCTGCCGTATGACTTGCGGGAAGACGGCGCAGCGACGGAGATTGTTACAAAAACAGTGGAAGCTTTTGGCGGATTGGACACGCTTGTATTGAATGCCGCGCAACAAATCGCAAATCCATCTTTAAGTGATTTAACGATGAAGCAAGTGCATGACACCTTCAAAGTAAACATCATCAGCATGTTTGAGACTGTAAAAGCGGCTGAAGAACATCTGGAACCAGGAAGCGCGATTATCACCACGACATCGGTTCAGTCTTTCGATCCGTCCGTACCTTTAATAGATTATGCCGCTACAAAGGGTGCGATCAGCAACTTCACGGTTTCCCTGTCTTCGTACTTTGCTTCGAAGGGTGTGCGTGTCAATGGTGTCGCGCCAGGACCAATTTGGACGCCGTTGCAGTTGGATAACGGAAAATTGGAAGGACAAATCCCTGAGTTTGGCCAAAAATCTCCTCTCGGCCGTGCAGGACAGCCGGTGGAGCTTGCGCCGGTGTATGTTCTTCTGGCTTCCGATGAAGGAAGTTATATCACCGGTCAAATCTATGGGGTGACAGGCGGACAGCCAATAGACTTGTAA
- a CDS encoding YrzI family small protein, which produces MTINIIFFTITITKRVISPEEAIHNENVEKIYEEHRERAANYMRPY; this is translated from the coding sequence ATGACGATCAACATCATCTTTTTCACGATAACTATTACCAAGCGTGTGATATCTCCTGAGGAAGCAATTCATAATGAAAATGTTGAAAAAATCTATGAAGAACACCGAGAAAGAGCAGCTAATTATATGCGTCCCTATTAA
- a CDS encoding DHHA1 domain-containing protein — translation MINTRLQLLDFIAILDMNKGKGSLRTIHSNVHVGEVAKEKAGGGGHALAK, via the coding sequence ATGATAAATACCAGACTACAACTACTTGATTTCATCGCCATTCTTGATATGAATAAAGGAAAGGGAAGCTTACGGACCATCCACAGCAATGTTCATGTTGGAGAGGTTGCAAAAGAAAAGGCAGGTGGCGGTGGCCATGCCCTTGCAAAATAA
- a CDS encoding alanine/glycine:cation symporter family protein, translating into MFNQIVDTINGWLWSPLLVGFIVVTGLYFSFRTRFLQIRHFKQMVKLVTTGKGSDAGVSPFQALAISLSGRIGVGNIAGTATGIAFGGPGAVFWMWVITFIGAASAFVESTLAQIYKEKQDGQYRGGPAFYIEKGLGWKWFAVVFALATLLAMSFLMPGIQANAIGDSVHNAFGLDTTITGLILIVLVGFTIFGGVKRIAKVAELVVPFMAAAYVLLALVIVGSNFVDIPAVFALIFKSAFGAEELFGGIIGSAIMWGVKRGLYANEAGQGTGAHPAAAAEVSHPVKQGLVQSFSIYLDVFLVVTATAFMILFTTSYNVIDESTGQTITENLPGVQPGPGYTQAAVDTVIPGFGSGFIAIAIFLFAFTTIYAYYYIAETNLAYLVRGRFRNIAFFLLKLLLLFSIFLGSVSTSTAAWALGDIGLGIMVWLNLIAILLLFKPANLALKDYEEQLKQGKDPEFNSSKYGIKNADFWEDGYESPDKKEIDKIS; encoded by the coding sequence ATGTTTAATCAAATTGTAGATACTATTAACGGCTGGCTATGGAGTCCTTTATTGGTAGGTTTCATTGTAGTAACTGGTTTGTATTTTAGTTTTCGCACTAGATTTTTACAGATTCGCCATTTTAAGCAAATGGTAAAACTAGTAACTACGGGGAAGGGTTCCGATGCAGGGGTTTCCCCATTCCAGGCATTAGCGATATCTTTATCGGGTCGTATTGGTGTAGGAAACATCGCTGGTACCGCAACAGGTATTGCTTTTGGAGGACCTGGTGCCGTATTTTGGATGTGGGTCATTACCTTTATAGGTGCAGCATCAGCTTTCGTAGAATCGACTCTTGCTCAGATCTATAAGGAAAAGCAAGATGGTCAGTATCGCGGGGGGCCTGCATTCTACATTGAAAAAGGACTTGGCTGGAAATGGTTTGCGGTCGTTTTCGCACTCGCAACTCTTCTTGCTATGTCTTTCTTAATGCCAGGTATACAGGCAAATGCAATAGGAGATAGTGTGCATAACGCTTTTGGTCTTGATACAACAATCACTGGTCTAATTCTTATCGTACTTGTTGGTTTTACTATCTTTGGTGGTGTTAAGCGTATTGCTAAAGTTGCAGAATTGGTCGTTCCTTTCATGGCAGCTGCATATGTGTTACTTGCACTTGTAATCGTAGGAAGTAATTTTGTAGATATTCCTGCTGTATTTGCGTTAATTTTTAAAAGCGCTTTCGGAGCAGAAGAATTATTTGGTGGTATTATCGGTTCAGCTATTATGTGGGGGGTAAAGCGTGGTCTATATGCCAATGAAGCCGGTCAAGGTACAGGTGCTCACCCAGCAGCAGCGGCGGAAGTATCCCACCCTGTTAAACAAGGTCTTGTGCAATCGTTCTCCATTTACTTAGATGTATTCTTAGTTGTAACAGCAACAGCATTTATGATTTTATTTACAACTTCATACAATGTAATTGATGAAAGTACTGGTCAAACAATTACCGAAAACCTTCCAGGAGTTCAACCAGGTCCTGGTTACACTCAAGCGGCAGTTGATACAGTTATTCCAGGGTTCGGTTCAGGATTTATTGCGATTGCTATATTCCTCTTTGCCTTTACGACGATTTATGCTTATTACTATATCGCAGAGACAAACCTTGCCTATCTAGTACGTGGGAGATTCAGGAATATTGCTTTCTTTTTACTAAAACTACTCCTTTTATTCTCAATTTTCCTTGGATCTGTAAGTACTTCAACAGCAGCATGGGCATTGGGCGATATTGGACTTGGAATTATGGTTTGGCTGAACTTAATTGCAATTCTATTGTTATTTAAACCAGCGAATCTCGCTTTAAAGGATTACGAAGAGCAACTTAAGCAAGGTAAAGATCCAGAATTCAACTCATCTAAATACGGAATTAAGAATGCTGATTTCTGGGAAGATGGTTATGAAAGTCCTGATAAAAAGGAAATTGATAAGATATCATAA
- a CDS encoding alkaline phosphatase family protein — protein sequence MKQDPQTLKPVILLNIDSLMPEPLEIAIQTGKAPALEFLMENGTYIPNMVSSFPTMSVTIDSTLLTGTYADEHHVPGLTWFDNSRMEIINYGTGFRETFRLGMRRTAHNMLYRLNNEHLSSEVSTIYEDLAKKGIPSASINSFVYRGNTPQRLQVPRLLRTMTQFKDGEWTTNATSIFSLGLFSKLRPWGFTTQIAAGNYKFTARELRYLIRKDKLPGFTFCIFQDMDTRLHFKGPKDLKGITKIDREIQKALNMYPSWEEALNRNVWMVMGDNGHSPTGANYRKFIIDLRKILKKYRISKLERRVHKNDQLVLCVNQRMAYIYILDKNLPLSVIAERLKSDRRIDIIAWKDNNLINITSGMRQGILRFCPTGKYKDEYNQTWSIEGNIELLDLHVKNEKELSYGNYPDALARIYSALHSHSGRFIVVNAKPGCDFKAQSTPFHLRGAAHGSLHKQETLVPLLIAGTTARPTFPRIADMKEFILRLCSEQRGE from the coding sequence ATGAAGCAAGACCCACAAACGCTAAAACCAGTAATTTTGCTAAACATTGATTCTTTGATGCCCGAACCGTTAGAAATTGCCATCCAAACTGGAAAAGCTCCTGCCTTAGAATTTCTAATGGAAAACGGCACTTATATTCCCAATATGGTCAGTTCATTTCCGACAATGTCTGTCACCATTGATAGCACTCTCTTGACAGGTACATATGCTGATGAACACCATGTTCCAGGCCTAACTTGGTTCGATAATTCCAGAATGGAGATTATTAACTACGGGACTGGTTTTCGTGAAACGTTTAGGTTAGGAATGCGTCGTACCGCCCATAACATGCTTTACCGACTGAATAATGAGCATTTAAGTAGTGAGGTTTCTACAATTTATGAAGATTTGGCCAAGAAGGGAATTCCTTCCGCTTCTATTAATTCTTTTGTCTATCGCGGAAATACCCCTCAGCGGTTACAAGTACCTAGATTACTCCGTACAATGACCCAATTCAAGGACGGTGAATGGACAACCAACGCTACGTCTATTTTCTCTTTAGGTCTCTTTTCTAAATTACGACCCTGGGGGTTCACAACGCAAATAGCAGCTGGAAATTATAAATTTACAGCCCGGGAGCTCAGATATCTAATACGTAAGGACAAACTTCCAGGATTTACATTCTGCATATTTCAAGATATGGACACCCGCCTTCATTTCAAGGGTCCGAAAGATTTAAAAGGAATTACAAAAATTGACCGAGAAATCCAAAAAGCGTTGAATATGTATCCAAGCTGGGAAGAAGCTCTCAACCGGAATGTATGGATGGTAATGGGAGATAACGGCCATTCTCCAACCGGTGCCAACTACCGGAAATTTATTATTGATTTACGTAAAATACTAAAAAAATATCGCATATCCAAACTTGAGCGCCGCGTACACAAAAATGACCAGCTTGTCCTATGCGTAAACCAGCGTATGGCTTATATTTACATATTGGATAAGAACCTGCCACTATCTGTTATTGCAGAACGTCTAAAGAGTGATCGACGAATCGATATCATTGCCTGGAAGGATAATAACCTTATAAACATTACATCTGGCATGAGACAAGGAATATTGCGTTTCTGTCCAACTGGCAAGTACAAGGATGAATATAACCAAACATGGAGTATAGAGGGAAATATCGAACTTCTGGATTTGCATGTAAAAAATGAAAAAGAGTTATCTTACGGGAATTATCCAGATGCGTTAGCTAGGATTTATAGTGCATTACATTCCCATTCGGGTCGTTTCATTGTAGTTAACGCTAAACCAGGTTGTGATTTTAAAGCCCAATCCACACCATTCCACCTTAGAGGGGCAGCACACGGTTCATTACACAAACAAGAAACACTTGTACCATTATTGATTGCAGGAACTACCGCAAGACCAACATTCCCACGTATTGCCGATATGAAAGAATTTATACTTCGGTTATGCTCCGAACAACGTGGTGAGTAG
- a CDS encoding MFS transporter has translation MREATADKLHIFIMMFLISLIMSIQAPIFTPYAAMIGASSILIGIMLSVAQLANLIGNLIAGPLVDRFGKRLFITFPLLVSGSLFIFHGLVANTAELLLLRALNGFSLAFLIPAAMALLSGYAENSRQQGKNMAVNGMLATIASIIAPLIGGKLGVMVGYANSYFVIGAALIITSIYTMFFLKDRQAVTVNRRNQSLGLIQVLTNPGLHVVFLTGFAVMYIHGVIIYEIPYLSVEKGLSTVTTGKLFSFMAIGTFFSLSLFFINRFAPVKRLIFGLFGMCMTLFALINEWTAALSLLLFLMGFFFGVIMPAMATAVTDAVAREGHGRAFGVMSAVYSLGMIFSSFVTGLIREIISPYFIAFLIGMLVLSFVGYMKLRLPRSAHTKVTTLR, from the coding sequence TTGAGAGAAGCAACGGCAGACAAATTACACATTTTTATCATGATGTTTTTAATCAGTCTGATCATGAGTATTCAGGCACCGATTTTCACTCCTTATGCTGCAATGATCGGAGCGTCCAGTATATTGATTGGAATTATGCTTAGTGTCGCTCAACTCGCTAATCTAATAGGAAATTTAATTGCAGGCCCACTTGTTGACAGGTTTGGGAAGCGATTATTTATTACTTTCCCATTGCTTGTATCGGGTAGTTTGTTTATTTTTCATGGCTTAGTGGCTAACACTGCAGAATTATTACTACTGCGGGCATTAAATGGATTTTCATTAGCCTTTTTGATTCCAGCAGCAATGGCACTACTTTCAGGATATGCAGAAAATAGCCGGCAGCAGGGAAAAAACATGGCTGTGAACGGGATGCTTGCTACAATCGCGAGTATTATTGCCCCACTGATTGGTGGAAAGCTTGGTGTTATGGTTGGATACGCCAATTCTTATTTTGTTATTGGGGCAGCACTGATTATAACGTCTATTTATACGATGTTTTTTCTAAAAGATAGACAAGCAGTCACTGTAAATAGAAGAAATCAGTCATTGGGCCTTATTCAGGTTTTGACAAATCCGGGTTTGCATGTTGTATTTCTGACAGGCTTTGCCGTGATGTACATTCATGGTGTGATCATCTATGAAATTCCTTATTTATCAGTCGAAAAGGGACTATCTACCGTCACAACAGGGAAATTGTTCAGTTTTATGGCTATTGGAACATTCTTTTCCTTATCGCTGTTTTTTATTAATCGCTTTGCTCCTGTGAAAAGGCTAATTTTCGGTTTATTTGGAATGTGTATGACTCTGTTTGCACTTATAAATGAGTGGACTGCAGCCTTATCACTTTTGTTATTTTTAATGGGGTTCTTTTTTGGGGTGATAATGCCAGCAATGGCGACAGCAGTAACAGATGCTGTTGCAAGGGAAGGACATGGCCGTGCATTTGGAGTCATGTCGGCGGTCTATTCATTGGGAATGATTTTCAGTTCATTTGTAACCGGGCTAATTCGCGAGATTATTTCTCCATATTTTATTGCCTTTTTAATAGGTATGCTGGTTCTGTCATTTGTCGGCTATATGAAATTACGTCTACCGCGATCTGCACATACAAAAGTTACTACTTTACGGTAA
- a CDS encoding 3-hydroxybutyrate dehydrogenase: MVENKVVIITGSARGIGFEIGEHFAQDGAKVVLSDLNEEGVKASAEELQKRGFESIGIKADVTSETDLQNLVKVTKETYGSVDIVINNAGLQHVSPIEDFPTEKFELMQKIMLTAPFILTKIVFPIMKEQGWGRIINVASINGLIGFAGKAAYNSAKHGVIGLTKVAALEGAPHGITVNALAPGYVDTPLVRGQIADLAKTRHIAEDKALDEAILSQVPQKKLLDVSEIADYALFLASDKARSVTGQAVVIDGGYTAQ; this comes from the coding sequence ATGGTAGAAAACAAAGTCGTTATTATTACAGGGTCTGCACGTGGTATTGGGTTTGAAATTGGTGAACATTTTGCTCAAGACGGAGCGAAAGTTGTCCTCTCTGACTTAAATGAAGAAGGGGTAAAAGCATCTGCTGAAGAACTGCAAAAACGCGGATTTGAATCAATTGGCATTAAAGCTGACGTGACAAGCGAAACAGATCTTCAAAATTTAGTAAAAGTTACGAAAGAGACTTACGGTTCAGTAGACATTGTTATTAACAATGCAGGTTTACAACATGTATCACCGATCGAGGATTTCCCGACAGAGAAATTTGAATTGATGCAAAAAATCATGTTGACAGCGCCTTTTATTCTTACAAAAATCGTATTCCCTATTATGAAAGAACAGGGATGGGGCCGTATTATCAATGTCGCTTCAATCAACGGATTAATCGGATTTGCAGGCAAAGCAGCTTACAATAGTGCAAAACACGGGGTTATTGGCCTAACAAAAGTAGCAGCTTTAGAAGGTGCTCCTCATGGCATTACCGTAAACGCACTTGCTCCAGGGTATGTGGATACCCCACTAGTACGCGGGCAAATTGCTGACTTGGCGAAAACTCGCCATATCGCCGAAGATAAAGCACTTGATGAAGCAATTCTTTCTCAAGTACCACAAAAGAAATTATTAGATGTCAGTGAAATTGCAGATTACGCATTATTCTTGGCTAGTGATAAAGCAAGAAGTGTTACAGGACAAGCAGTCGTTATTGATGGCGGTTATACTGCGCAGTAA
- a CDS encoding ChaB family protein, with the protein MPYNTLSDLPESVRDNLQHHAQEIFKEAFNSASDEYDKEETAFKVAWSAVKQKYKKNNNGNWIKK; encoded by the coding sequence ATGCCGTATAATACGTTAAGTGATCTTCCAGAATCAGTAAGAGATAACTTACAGCATCACGCACAAGAAATTTTCAAAGAAGCATTCAATTCAGCAAGTGATGAATATGACAAAGAAGAAACTGCTTTTAAAGTTGCCTGGAGCGCCGTAAAACAAAAGTACAAAAAAAATAACAATGGCAATTGGATAAAAAAATAA
- a CDS encoding GntP family permease, giving the protein MLSILVGLVMLMALAYLGWSIIWVAPLAAGVVALLSGLDVFDTYTGTYMDGLVNFVKAWFPIFLLGAVFGKLMEKTGAARSVAKKVTQLIGKKRAILGVLIAAALLTYGGVSLFVVVFALYPIALELFREANISRKLLVPTFALGAFTFTMTSAPGTPQIQNLIPMDYFGTTPMAGPVIGIVTTLIMAVGGYLWLAYREKKLAAKGDVFTEPEDQKTPEKATDEKDPNWILSLVPLAIVVVLLNIVKLEPLWSLLIGVLAIMILNVKDYKKFIPSINDGSKGSVMAILNTSAAVGFGAVIAIVPAFEEITSWLLNISDNPLVAEGLAVQVMAIITGSASGGLGIALSTLGDTFVELSQTTGISPDVFHRIAAVASGASIFPNNGALLTLIAVTGVSLRDTYKDVFVVAFIIPTIALFVGVIMGAIGLV; this is encoded by the coding sequence GTGTTAAGTATTCTGGTTGGCTTGGTAATGTTGATGGCTTTAGCCTATCTAGGGTGGTCCATTATTTGGGTGGCTCCTTTAGCAGCTGGAGTTGTTGCTTTACTAAGCGGTTTAGATGTTTTTGATACCTATACAGGCACTTATATGGACGGATTGGTCAACTTTGTGAAGGCCTGGTTTCCGATTTTCTTATTAGGTGCTGTATTTGGTAAATTAATGGAAAAGACGGGTGCTGCTAGGTCAGTTGCTAAAAAAGTAACCCAATTAATCGGCAAAAAGCGTGCCATTCTCGGCGTTTTAATAGCTGCTGCGCTACTGACTTATGGTGGTGTTAGCTTGTTCGTCGTTGTATTTGCCCTATATCCAATTGCACTTGAATTATTCCGTGAAGCAAATATCTCAAGGAAATTGCTCGTACCGACATTTGCTCTTGGTGCATTTACTTTTACCATGACTTCTGCTCCGGGTACACCTCAAATTCAAAACCTGATTCCGATGGATTATTTCGGAACAACGCCAATGGCAGGGCCTGTCATCGGCATTGTCACTACTTTAATAATGGCAGTAGGTGGTTATCTTTGGTTAGCATATCGAGAAAAGAAACTTGCTGCTAAAGGTGACGTTTTTACAGAACCAGAAGATCAAAAAACTCCCGAAAAGGCTACGGATGAAAAAGATCCAAACTGGATTTTGTCTCTCGTTCCGCTCGCCATTGTGGTCGTATTACTTAATATTGTAAAGTTGGAACCGCTATGGTCCCTTCTAATCGGGGTTCTCGCTATTATGATTTTGAATGTGAAAGATTATAAAAAATTTATCCCTTCCATCAATGATGGGTCAAAAGGTTCCGTAATGGCGATTCTTAATACGAGTGCTGCCGTCGGTTTTGGTGCCGTCATCGCCATTGTCCCAGCTTTTGAGGAAATTACTTCTTGGCTATTAAATATATCCGATAACCCATTAGTCGCTGAAGGTCTTGCCGTTCAAGTCATGGCGATCATTACTGGTTCTGCTTCCGGAGGTCTGGGTATTGCCTTGAGCACGCTTGGTGATACGTTCGTTGAGCTTTCGCAAACAACAGGCATTAGTCCGGATGTGTTCCATCGTATTGCAGCAGTGGCATCCGGGGCATCGATTTTCCCTAATAACGGAGCCTTACTAACACTAATTGCTGTAACTGGAGTGAGCCTTCGAGATACGTATAAAGATGTATTTGTTGTTGCATTCATCATACCAACTATCGCATTATTTGTAGGGGTCATTATGGGTGCGATTGGTTTGGTATAA
- a CDS encoding SDR family NAD(P)-dependent oxidoreductase — protein MGKLQDKVAVITGGVSGIGAATARLFAAEGAKLVLADFNKEKGTAFEAELKSEGAEVVFVKADVTNEEDVKNIYDTALSAFGKVDILFNNAGIGAVKPTEELTYSEWRKTVEVDLDGVFLVAQAAIKEFLKTGGGVIVNTASMYGWVGSPGSAAYNAAKAGVINLTRSLGLEYAERNIRVNALCPGFIETPILGETDREFLTNATPMKRLGKAEEIAKAVLFMASDDSSFMTGNFIIVDGGYTAQ, from the coding sequence ATGGGTAAATTACAAGATAAAGTAGCTGTTATAACTGGTGGAGTATCTGGTATTGGTGCAGCAACAGCACGTTTATTCGCTGCTGAAGGCGCAAAATTAGTTTTAGCGGATTTTAATAAAGAAAAAGGTACTGCTTTTGAAGCGGAGTTAAAATCTGAAGGTGCAGAAGTTGTTTTCGTAAAAGCTGATGTTACGAATGAGGAAGATGTTAAAAATATTTACGATACAGCATTATCGGCATTCGGTAAAGTCGATATTCTATTTAACAATGCTGGTATCGGTGCTGTAAAACCTACTGAAGAATTAACATATTCGGAATGGAGAAAAACCGTTGAAGTTGACTTAGATGGTGTATTCTTAGTTGCACAAGCTGCAATTAAAGAATTCTTGAAAACTGGCGGCGGTGTTATTGTTAATACAGCTTCAATGTACGGTTGGGTTGGATCACCTGGCAGCGCAGCATACAACGCAGCAAAAGCTGGTGTTATTAACTTAACACGTTCTCTAGGTTTAGAGTATGCAGAACGCAATATCCGTGTAAATGCACTATGTCCAGGGTTTATCGAAACACCAATCTTAGGTGAAACAGATAGAGAATTCCTGACAAACGCAACACCAATGAAACGTCTAGGTAAAGCTGAAGAAATTGCAAAAGCTGTGTTGTTTATGGCTAGTGATGATTCTTCTTTCATGACTGGTAACTTCATAATCGTTGATGGTGGATATACAGCACAATAA